One window from the genome of Pseudoliparis swirei isolate HS2019 ecotype Mariana Trench chromosome 24, NWPU_hadal_v1, whole genome shotgun sequence encodes:
- the rnaseh2a gene encoding ribonuclease H2 subunit A isoform X1: MRQKHNTELSTSTSPAVMDLSPFDKDNSVSCRLSSQIPDVCRTEDCCLGIDEAGRGPVLGPMVYGICFCPVSKKQELKDSKVADSKTLTEAERENLFQALDEARSYIGWAVQILSPNTISTSMLQRTKYNLNAISHDTAIGLVQYALDSGVQLTEVFVDTVGPAEKYEEKLSKLFPGIEVTVRPKADSLFPVVSAASICAKVARDRIVKGWNFAEDLEDVDADYGSGYPNDPKTKAWMLKYLDPVFGYPQFVRFSWSTAQTLMDSKGVTVHWDDDDEDGEKAAQRQNNKSMLAYFSASAGGNDQNPTRQTHRFFSERRLKSLDTL, from the exons ATgagacagaaacacaacacGGAGCTGTCAACGTCTACTTCG ccggcTGTTATGGACCTCAGCCCCTTTGACAAGGACAACTCGGTCAGCTGCAGACTGTCTTCTCAGATCCCGGATGTCTGCCGGACTGAGGACTGCTGTTTGGGCATCGACGAGGCCGGCAGGGGGCCCGTGCTGG GGCCCATGGTGTATGGAATATGTTTCTGTCCGGTTTCCAAAAAGCAGGAGCTGAAGGACTCCAAAGTGGCAG ATTCAAAGACACTGACCGAGGCAGAAAGAGAGAATCTTTTCCAAGCACTGGATGAAGCCCGGAGTTACATCGGCTGGGCTGTGCAGATTCTCTCCCCCAACACCATCTCCACCAGCATGTTGCAGAG GACAAAATACAACCTGAACGCCATTTCGCATGACACCGCGATTGGTCTGGTGCAGTATGCCTTGGACAGTGGAGTACAGCTCACAGAG GTCTTTGTGGACACAGTCGGCCCGGCAGAGAAGTACGAGGAGAAACTCTCGAAGCTCTTCCCGGGTATCGAGGTGACGGTGAGGCCAAAGGCCGACTCCCTCTTCCCCGTCGTCAGTGCCGCCAGTATTTGTGCGAAG GTGGCCCGGGATCGCATTGTGAAGGGCTGGAACTTCGCCGAGGACCTGGAAGATGTGGATGCAGACTACGGCTCCGGATACCCCAATG ACCCTAAGACTAAAGCGTGGATGCTGAAGTACCTGGACCCAGTGTTCGGTTACCCTCAGTTTGTTCGATTTAGCTGGAGCACTGCCCAAACCCTGATGGACAGCAAGGGTGTGACAGTCCACTG GGACGACGATGACGAGGACGGGGAGAAGGCGGCCCAGCGGCAGAACAACAAGTCCATGTTGGCGTACTTCAGTGCATCAGCTGGAGGTAACGACCAAAACCCGACCCGCCAGACACACCGCTTCTTCAGCGAGCGCAGGCTGAAGAGCCTCGACACACTCTGA
- the rnaseh2a gene encoding ribonuclease H2 subunit A isoform X2, with the protein MDLSPFDKDNSVSCRLSSQIPDVCRTEDCCLGIDEAGRGPVLGPMVYGICFCPVSKKQELKDSKVADSKTLTEAERENLFQALDEARSYIGWAVQILSPNTISTSMLQRTKYNLNAISHDTAIGLVQYALDSGVQLTEVFVDTVGPAEKYEEKLSKLFPGIEVTVRPKADSLFPVVSAASICAKVARDRIVKGWNFAEDLEDVDADYGSGYPNDPKTKAWMLKYLDPVFGYPQFVRFSWSTAQTLMDSKGVTVHWDDDDEDGEKAAQRQNNKSMLAYFSASAGGNDQNPTRQTHRFFSERRLKSLDTL; encoded by the exons ATGGACCTCAGCCCCTTTGACAAGGACAACTCGGTCAGCTGCAGACTGTCTTCTCAGATCCCGGATGTCTGCCGGACTGAGGACTGCTGTTTGGGCATCGACGAGGCCGGCAGGGGGCCCGTGCTGG GGCCCATGGTGTATGGAATATGTTTCTGTCCGGTTTCCAAAAAGCAGGAGCTGAAGGACTCCAAAGTGGCAG ATTCAAAGACACTGACCGAGGCAGAAAGAGAGAATCTTTTCCAAGCACTGGATGAAGCCCGGAGTTACATCGGCTGGGCTGTGCAGATTCTCTCCCCCAACACCATCTCCACCAGCATGTTGCAGAG GACAAAATACAACCTGAACGCCATTTCGCATGACACCGCGATTGGTCTGGTGCAGTATGCCTTGGACAGTGGAGTACAGCTCACAGAG GTCTTTGTGGACACAGTCGGCCCGGCAGAGAAGTACGAGGAGAAACTCTCGAAGCTCTTCCCGGGTATCGAGGTGACGGTGAGGCCAAAGGCCGACTCCCTCTTCCCCGTCGTCAGTGCCGCCAGTATTTGTGCGAAG GTGGCCCGGGATCGCATTGTGAAGGGCTGGAACTTCGCCGAGGACCTGGAAGATGTGGATGCAGACTACGGCTCCGGATACCCCAATG ACCCTAAGACTAAAGCGTGGATGCTGAAGTACCTGGACCCAGTGTTCGGTTACCCTCAGTTTGTTCGATTTAGCTGGAGCACTGCCCAAACCCTGATGGACAGCAAGGGTGTGACAGTCCACTG GGACGACGATGACGAGGACGGGGAGAAGGCGGCCCAGCGGCAGAACAACAAGTCCATGTTGGCGTACTTCAGTGCATCAGCTGGAGGTAACGACCAAAACCCGACCCGCCAGACACACCGCTTCTTCAGCGAGCGCAGGCTGAAGAGCCTCGACACACTCTGA